In a genomic window of Aggregatimonas sangjinii:
- the ileS gene encoding isoleucine--tRNA ligase gives MKFAEYKGLDLPKVAEEILEYWKQNRIFEKSVSTREGKPSYVFYEGPPSANGMPGIHHVMARTIKDIFPRYKTMKGFQVERKAGWDTHGLPIELGVEKELGITKEDIGKKISVEEYNAACKKAVMRYTDVWNRMTEQVGYWVDMADPYVTYKSKYMESVWWLLKQIYDKGLIYKGYTIQPYSPKAGTGLSSHELNQPGTYQDVTDTTVTAQFKTIESSLPQFLQNEGDVYILAWTTTPWTLPSNTALTVGAKIDYVLVETYNQYTFKPMNVILAKNLVAKQFAGKFHQVDAKPELLAYAAGDKKIPFFVVKEFKGKDLVGIRYEQLLSYVQPYQNPDNAFRVISGDFVTTEDGTGIVHTAPTFGADDALVAKQAVPEVPPLLVLDENNNAVPLVDLQGKFRPELKEFGGKYVKNEYYEDGVAPEKSVDVELAIKLKEENKAFKVEKYVHSYPNCWRTDKPILYYPLDSWFIKITDVKDRMFELNQSINWKPKSTGEGRFGNWLANANDWNLSRSRYWGIPLPIWRTEDGTEELMIGSVAELKAEMQKALTAGVLEKDIFDEFIVGDMSEDNYDKIDLHKNIVDAITLVSPSGKTMKRESDLIDVWFDSGAMPYAQWHYPFEEGQKAPSSSPSGGELKGSLYQTARKSSYKLFKNLAAERKKYSTDAEKILWESLRGKKLDGFKFRREHIIDEFIVDFVCLSKQLIIEVDGGYHLKQEVKEADELRTKILENDLGFHLIRFTNEEVIVNIDSVLKTISKKLNNLPPEGETKGALGIPFPADFIAEGVDQTRGWFYTLHAIGTMVFDSVAYKNVVSNGLVLDREGKKMSKRLGNAADPFETMDAHGADATRWYMIANANPWDNLKFDIEGIVEVKRKFFGTLYNTYSFFSLYANIDGFSYDEADIPLDERPEIDRWILSELHTLIRTVDAAYADYEPTKATRAISEYVQENLSNWYVRLCRRRFWKGDYQKDKISAYQTLYTCLITVAKLSAPVAPFFMDRLYKDLTAATKTERFESVHLAEFPSFDSTIVDTTLEGKMEKAQIISSLVLSIRQKEKIKVRQPLQRIMIPVLDEKQRQEIEAVADLIKSEVNVKEIELLDDAATILVKQIKPNFKTLGPKFGKDMKQIAQVVAKFTKENIQEIEQNGEINIEIENKIITLQLSDVEITSQDIEGWLVASAGSLTVALDISIDDDLKKEGIARELVNRIQNIRKDSGFEVTDKIDIKILKDGSGLVEKAVASNLQYIKAETLTAELDFEEKLEQGTAIAFDEVKTKLFIEKH, from the coding sequence ATGAAGTTCGCAGAATATAAGGGATTGGACCTTCCAAAGGTCGCAGAAGAAATTCTCGAGTACTGGAAGCAAAATCGAATTTTCGAAAAAAGCGTTTCCACCAGGGAAGGCAAACCTAGTTATGTCTTTTATGAAGGACCACCCTCGGCAAACGGTATGCCGGGCATTCATCACGTTATGGCGCGTACCATCAAGGATATTTTTCCGCGATACAAGACAATGAAAGGTTTTCAGGTCGAGCGAAAAGCAGGGTGGGATACCCACGGGCTTCCGATTGAGTTGGGCGTTGAAAAAGAATTGGGTATCACTAAAGAGGACATTGGAAAGAAAATTTCGGTGGAAGAATACAATGCGGCCTGCAAAAAAGCCGTCATGCGTTATACCGATGTTTGGAATCGCATGACCGAGCAAGTGGGGTACTGGGTCGATATGGCCGACCCGTACGTTACCTACAAGTCCAAATATATGGAGTCGGTTTGGTGGTTGTTAAAACAAATTTACGATAAGGGGCTCATTTACAAAGGATACACCATTCAACCGTATTCCCCTAAGGCAGGTACCGGTTTGAGTTCGCACGAGCTCAACCAGCCGGGCACATATCAGGACGTTACCGACACCACGGTAACAGCACAATTTAAAACGATTGAAAGTAGTCTACCTCAATTTCTACAAAATGAGGGTGATGTATACATATTAGCTTGGACGACCACTCCGTGGACGCTTCCGTCGAATACGGCACTGACCGTAGGAGCCAAAATAGATTATGTATTGGTAGAAACATACAACCAATACACCTTCAAACCGATGAATGTCATTTTGGCGAAAAATCTGGTCGCCAAGCAGTTTGCCGGAAAATTTCATCAGGTAGATGCAAAACCGGAGCTATTGGCTTACGCCGCCGGAGACAAAAAGATTCCATTTTTTGTTGTAAAAGAATTTAAGGGCAAAGATCTAGTCGGTATCCGATACGAACAGTTGTTATCTTATGTGCAGCCCTACCAGAACCCCGATAATGCCTTTCGAGTCATCAGTGGAGATTTCGTCACGACCGAAGATGGTACTGGAATCGTGCATACGGCACCTACCTTTGGTGCGGATGATGCCTTAGTGGCTAAACAAGCAGTGCCTGAGGTACCACCTTTATTGGTTTTGGATGAGAATAATAATGCTGTCCCCTTAGTTGATTTACAGGGAAAATTTAGGCCCGAATTAAAGGAATTCGGTGGTAAGTACGTCAAAAACGAATATTACGAAGACGGTGTGGCCCCGGAGAAGTCGGTCGATGTAGAGCTTGCCATAAAGCTTAAGGAGGAAAACAAGGCCTTTAAAGTTGAAAAATACGTTCACAGTTATCCGAATTGCTGGCGAACCGATAAGCCGATTTTATATTATCCACTGGATTCTTGGTTCATTAAGATCACCGATGTTAAAGATCGGATGTTCGAACTGAACCAAAGCATCAATTGGAAACCGAAATCGACCGGTGAAGGCCGATTTGGCAACTGGTTGGCCAATGCCAATGATTGGAATCTTTCCCGCTCTCGATATTGGGGCATTCCCCTACCGATTTGGCGTACCGAAGATGGTACCGAAGAATTGATGATCGGATCTGTTGCCGAACTAAAGGCCGAAATGCAAAAGGCTTTGACCGCCGGAGTATTGGAAAAGGATATTTTCGACGAATTTATTGTGGGTGACATGTCGGAAGATAATTACGACAAAATCGACCTGCATAAAAACATCGTAGATGCGATAACGTTGGTATCCCCTTCGGGAAAAACTATGAAGCGGGAAAGCGACTTGATCGATGTTTGGTTCGATAGTGGCGCTATGCCCTACGCACAGTGGCATTATCCTTTTGAAGAAGGACAGAAGGCCCCCTCTAGCTCCCCCTCAGGAGGAGAATTAAAGGGCTCTTTATATCAGACTGCACGAAAATCTAGCTATAAGTTGTTTAAAAACTTGGCCGCTGAAAGAAAAAAGTATTCTACGGATGCGGAGAAGATTCTATGGGAGTCTTTACGTGGAAAAAAACTAGATGGTTTCAAATTCAGAAGAGAACACATTATCGATGAATTTATTGTGGACTTTGTATGCTTATCAAAACAATTAATTATTGAAGTTGATGGAGGATACCACCTCAAGCAAGAAGTAAAAGAAGCAGATGAGCTCAGAACAAAAATTCTAGAAAATGATTTAGGTTTCCACCTTATTCGGTTTACAAATGAGGAGGTAATAGTGAATATTGATTCTGTCTTAAAAACTATTTCCAAAAAACTGAACAACCTTCCCCCTGAGGGGGAAACGAAGGGGGCCTTAGGCATTCCTTTCCCCGCCGACTTTATCGCCGAAGGTGTAGACCAGACGCGTGGTTGGTTCTATACCTTGCATGCCATAGGCACCATGGTCTTCGATTCGGTGGCCTATAAAAATGTCGTATCCAATGGTTTGGTTCTCGATAGGGAAGGCAAGAAAATGTCGAAACGTCTTGGGAATGCTGCCGACCCTTTCGAGACTATGGATGCCCATGGGGCCGATGCGACCCGTTGGTATATGATCGCTAATGCCAACCCCTGGGACAACTTAAAATTCGATATCGAGGGTATCGTCGAGGTAAAACGAAAGTTTTTCGGAACCCTCTACAACACCTATTCTTTCTTTAGCCTGTATGCCAATATAGATGGATTTTCATACGACGAGGCCGATATTCCATTAGACGAGCGCCCTGAAATCGACCGGTGGATCCTTTCGGAATTGCATACGCTCATTCGAACCGTTGATGCTGCTTACGCCGATTACGAGCCGACCAAGGCAACGAGGGCTATATCGGAGTATGTACAAGAAAATCTTAGCAATTGGTATGTGAGATTGTGTAGAAGGCGTTTTTGGAAAGGCGATTATCAAAAAGACAAGATTTCGGCTTACCAAACATTATATACTTGCCTGATTACCGTTGCCAAATTATCGGCTCCTGTGGCACCATTTTTTATGGATCGTTTGTATAAGGATTTAACGGCGGCGACCAAGACCGAGCGTTTTGAAAGCGTGCATCTGGCCGAATTCCCATCCTTTGATAGTACGATTGTGGATACGACTTTGGAAGGAAAGATGGAAAAAGCGCAAATCATTTCTTCTTTGGTGCTTTCCATCCGTCAAAAAGAAAAGATAAAAGTGAGGCAGCCGCTACAACGAATAATGATTCCTGTTTTGGACGAAAAGCAGAGGCAAGAAATCGAAGCGGTGGCCGATCTCATTAAATCGGAGGTCAACGTTAAGGAAATCGAATTGCTCGATGATGCCGCTACGATTTTGGTAAAGCAGATAAAGCCCAATTTTAAGACCTTAGGGCCTAAATTTGGGAAGGATATGAAACAAATCGCCCAAGTTGTGGCGAAGTTCACCAAAGAAAATATCCAAGAAATTGAACAGAATGGCGAAATTAATATTGAAATTGAAAATAAAATAATTACTTTACAGTTATCCGATGTAGAGATCACATCACAGGATATTGAAGGTTGGCTGGTCGCAAGTGCTGGTTCGCTTACGGTTGCGCTGGATATTTCTATCGATGATGACCTTAAAAAAGAGGGTATCGCACGGGAATTGGTCAATCGAATCCAGAACATCAGAAAGGATTCTGGTTTTGAAGTGACCGATAAAATCGATATCAAAATCCTCAAAGATGGGTCGGGATTGGTCGAGAAAGCTGTAGCAAGCAACTTGCAATACATAAAGGCGGAAACATTGACCGCAGAACTCGATTTTGAGGAAAAACTGGAACAGGGCACGGCAATTGCCTTTGATGAAGTGAAAACGAAATTATTTATTGAAAAACATTAA
- a CDS encoding TraR/DksA family transcriptional regulator — protein MAQDLNVRYSDKDLAEFKALIETKIEKAKSHLELLKSSYMNDGNNGTDDTSPTFKAFEEGSETMSKEANTQLAIRQEKFIRDLRNALLRIENKTYGICRVTGKLINKERLKLVPHATLSIEAKNMQK, from the coding sequence ATGGCACAGGATTTAAATGTTAGATATTCGGACAAAGATTTAGCGGAATTCAAAGCGCTGATCGAAACAAAAATAGAAAAAGCGAAATCCCATTTAGAATTGCTGAAGAGTTCATATATGAACGACGGAAATAATGGTACGGATGATACCTCACCTACCTTTAAGGCTTTTGAAGAGGGTTCCGAAACCATGAGTAAGGAAGCCAATACGCAATTGGCTATTCGTCAGGAGAAATTCATCAGGGATTTGAGAAACGCGTTATTGCGTATTGAGAACAAAACATATGGTATTTGCAGGGTAACCGGTAAATTGATCAATAAAGAACGGTTGAAACTCGTGCCACATGCCACCTTAAGTATCGAGGCCAAGAATATGCAGAAATAA
- a CDS encoding DUF4097 family beta strand repeat-containing protein, which produces MKTPFILIFLLSLSIGVSQTLVEKTIVDSSILFIEIDAANCYAIAMETTEGNEMRIMAEMDGEYHSDLVLKVREEGNTLQVGAGFQPNFRKPNDKLSAHKVVSIALQLILPKNKRVVLNGTSCNISAKGSYLNLAVALNDGQCVLENISEEVTVRTQSGDILVKSDGATISAESKYGNVGTNKIPEGNNRYVLKTVTGNIRFSEME; this is translated from the coding sequence ATGAAAACCCCCTTCATTTTAATATTTCTTTTATCACTTTCTATTGGGGTTTCCCAAACCTTGGTTGAAAAAACCATAGTTGATTCCAGCATCCTTTTTATTGAAATCGATGCCGCGAACTGTTATGCTATCGCTATGGAAACCACCGAAGGGAATGAGATGCGCATCATGGCGGAAATGGATGGCGAATACCATAGCGATTTGGTATTGAAAGTCCGCGAAGAGGGAAATACCCTGCAAGTTGGTGCCGGTTTTCAGCCGAATTTTAGAAAACCCAATGATAAGTTAAGTGCCCATAAGGTAGTTTCGATAGCACTGCAGTTGATACTACCGAAAAATAAGCGTGTGGTTTTAAATGGAACAAGTTGCAACATTTCCGCAAAGGGATCCTATTTGAATTTAGCAGTTGCCCTCAATGATGGACAATGTGTTTTGGAAAATATTTCGGAAGAGGTCACTGTTAGAACCCAAAGTGGTGATATCTTGGTCAAAAGTGATGGGGCTACCATATCGGCTGAAAGCAAATATGGCAACGTTGGCACGAACAAGATTCCCGAAGGGAACAATAGGTATGTGCTAAAGACCGTTACTGGGAACATTCGTTTCAGTGAAATGGAATAA
- a CDS encoding lipoprotein signal peptidase, with translation MSIKKSLLLILFILVIDQWSKIYIKTSFVLGESVAIFDWFKILFIENEGAAWGAKLSDVLPVSDSTGKLILTIFRLFAIAGIGYWLFDLIKKKVSSTYILAVSFIFAGALGNIIDSVFYGLLFDHSGHQVATLFSNEPYGSLFYGKVVDMLYFPMIDTTWPEWVPHFGGKNFRFFEPVFNIADMAISTGVGILIVFNKKAFGPKKEIDPEIPMSETDASQDLEKE, from the coding sequence ATGAGCATAAAAAAATCACTTTTATTGATACTGTTCATATTGGTCATCGACCAATGGAGCAAAATTTATATCAAGACAAGTTTTGTTTTAGGGGAGTCGGTTGCTATTTTCGATTGGTTCAAAATTCTTTTTATAGAGAACGAGGGTGCTGCTTGGGGAGCAAAATTGAGTGATGTTTTGCCTGTTTCGGACAGCACTGGCAAACTGATTCTAACAATATTCAGATTGTTCGCTATTGCCGGTATTGGCTACTGGTTATTCGATTTGATCAAGAAAAAAGTTTCTAGCACCTATATTTTAGCGGTATCCTTCATTTTTGCAGGGGCTTTGGGAAACATTATCGATTCTGTGTTCTATGGCCTGCTATTCGATCATAGCGGTCATCAGGTGGCAACCCTATTTTCAAATGAACCTTATGGGAGTCTATTCTATGGAAAGGTAGTAGATATGCTCTATTTTCCTATGATAGATACCACATGGCCAGAGTGGGTTCCTCATTTCGGAGGCAAGAACTTCAGATTTTTTGAACCAGTATTCAATATAGCCGATATGGCAATTAGTACGGGGGTCGGTATTTTAATTGTCTTCAATAAAAAGGCTTTTGGTCCTAAAAAGGAGATAGACCCCGAAATTCCCATGAGCGAAACAGATGCATCTCAGGACTTGGAAAAAGAATAG
- a CDS encoding 5-formyltetrahydrofolate cyclo-ligase, whose product MLKKELRSSYGLLRKKISEETLSQSSLAIANALLQLPIWHHDYFHLFMPISAKREIDTSFVLTILQGKDKHVIVPKVEGNTLSHFLLTDATKFVESSWGVPEPLDGIALPPHRLDVVFVPLVAFDKFGNRVGYGKGFYDGFLKECRAEVIKIGLSFFESADPISDVAPHDIRLDYCVTPKKIYSFSKS is encoded by the coding sequence ATGCTCAAAAAAGAGTTGCGCTCGAGTTATGGTCTCCTTCGAAAAAAAATTTCTGAAGAAACATTATCGCAATCAAGTTTGGCAATCGCCAACGCTCTACTTCAACTACCCATCTGGCATCATGATTATTTTCACCTGTTTATGCCTATTTCGGCCAAACGGGAAATCGACACATCCTTTGTACTCACCATACTTCAGGGAAAAGATAAGCACGTAATCGTACCGAAGGTAGAAGGGAATACGCTCTCACATTTTCTCTTGACCGATGCCACCAAATTTGTTGAAAGTTCTTGGGGAGTTCCCGAACCCCTAGATGGTATTGCCCTACCTCCTCATCGGTTAGATGTAGTTTTTGTGCCCCTGGTCGCTTTTGACAAATTCGGTAACCGTGTAGGCTATGGCAAAGGATTTTACGACGGGTTTCTAAAAGAATGTCGAGCGGAAGTCATTAAAATAGGACTATCATTCTTCGAGTCGGCAGATCCAATAAGCGATGTCGCCCCTCATGACATCCGATTGGACTACTGCGTAACCCCTAAAAAAATCTATTCTTTTTCCAAGTCCTGA